In a single window of the Dreissena polymorpha isolate Duluth1 chromosome 3, UMN_Dpol_1.0, whole genome shotgun sequence genome:
- the LOC127871645 gene encoding netrin receptor UNC5B-b-like, translated as MEWTEPPLILIYVVLFLTIAIFSALVIWLCLKLRQHEREIIALQEGTTLSPPVSKAMSPEHDSAIDLNEVHMRSRPLSQTSGVSSVDSARKRMTIQIHKEQVNVYGNCPQIGLLMMTAQNYYKSHTNTAVDVPAEAINVVDAQTNRKTVISRLLTNDWQEGLPTSLIFDGNASSFGQIVKQNKGIFIHKTIGPKGGRMNISGVTLDIPRDALVDETLVSLGLLWNEDFAPPLTKKQTMLSPMVLCQPSGLKFKKPVKLTFPHSAYRITSDWVPKVMKREGSLENQSQWETLTLADYSQRDVGKHRITLHLNHFTLYTLVGESKQGKTAAKLVHCVAFTNQLQRGSLFKPRIYCLNSYKDEVEEVQKLQNQFEGVSKLSDTSGFIVHDTEHDILVELVKLCDGWQLNGERTEVLPFENVWHGFQPHCTFVMRQKKTTVYEMICEFHVHQAGDDNRFAKLKIAEAMPMPSSPLTPTEEDPLEDLIRELIILLDPLNTSGSEAGDWRNLAEKLDVNVSRIRWLEIQSSPTRLLLETWLESKKPLSELRDILLTINRPDAAGEVDKRAAILETHAES; from the exons ATG GAATGGACGGAGCCACCCCTAATACTTATCTATGTCGTGTTGTTTTTGACAATTGCCATCTTTTCCGCGTTGGTCATATGGCTTTGTTTAAAGCTACGCCAACACGAACGAGAAATTATCGCCTTGCAAGAGGGGACCACACTCTCGCCTCCGGTCTCCAAGGCGATGTCCCCTGAACATGACAGCGCAATCGACCTGAATGAGGTCCACATGAGAAGCCGTCCTCTGAGTCAGACCTCGGGCGTATCTTCCGTGGACTCTGCCAGAAAGAGAATGACTATTCAAATCCATAAAGAGCAAGTGAATGTATACGGAAACTGTCCACAGATAGGCTTGCTGATGATGACCGCTCAGAACTATTACAAGTCACATACCAACACGGCAGTTGACGTTCCCGCAGAAGCTATAAATGTAGTCGATGCGCAGACTAACCGAAAAACTGTTATAAGTAGGTTACTTACTAATGATTGGCAAGAAGGCTTGCCTACGTCATTGATTTTTGACGGCAACGCCAGTTCATTTGGCCAAATAGTTAAACAGAATAAGGGCATATTTATCCATAAAACGATCGGTCCGAAAGGAGGCCGCATGAACATTTCTGGCGTTACACTGGATATTCCCCGAGATGCCCTTGTGGATGAAACCTTGGTTTCTCTGGGTTTACTTTGGAATGAGGATTTCGCTCCACCTCTGACTAAAAAGCAGACAATGCTGAGTCCAATGGTTCTTTGTCAGCCTTCTGGTTTGAAGTTCAAGAAGCCCGTAAAGCTGACGTTTCCGCACTCGGCCTACAGAATTACGTCCGATTGGGTCCCGAAGGTAATGAAGAGGGAAGGAAGTCTCGAGAACCAGAGTCAATGGGAAACACTGACACTAGCGGACTACTCACAGAGGGATGTCGGAAAGCATCGCATCACCTTGCATCTAAACCACTTTACTTTATATACGCTTGTTGGGGAATCGAAGCAAGGGAAAACGGCTGCAAAACTGGTCCATTGTGTGGCATTTACCAACCAACTGCAGCGAGGTTCTCTTTTCAAACCGAGGATATATTGTTTGAATTCATACAAAGATGAAGTTGAG GAAGTTCAGAAACTTCAGAACCAGTTTGAAGGCGTTTCTAAGCTCTCTGACACCAGCGGTTTTATAGTCCACGACACCGAACACGACATCTTGGTAGAGCTTGTCAAACTATGTGATGGATGGCAGCTAAATGGAGAGAGAACTGAG GTATTGCCATTTGAAAACGTGTGGCACGGTTTTCAACCTCACTGCACTTTTGTTATGCGTCAGAAGAAAACGACTGTATATGAAATGATATGCGAGTTCCACGTTCACCAAGCAGGCGACGACAACAGATTCGCCAAGCTGAAGATCGCTGAAGCCATGCCCATG CCGAGTTCACCCCTGACCCCGACGGAAGAAGATCCTCTAGAAGATCTAATAAGAGAACTAATAATTCTGCTCGACCCGCTTAACACGTCTGGTTCGGAAGCGGGTGATTGGCGCAACCTTGCGGAGAAATTGGACGTTAATGTGTCGAGAATAAGGTGGCTGGAGATTCAAAGTAGTCCCACGCGCTTGTTGTTAGAAACGTGGCTGGAGAGCAAGAAACCATTGTCTGAACTGAGGGACATATTGTTAACAATTAACAGACCCGATGCCGCGGGGGAAGTTGATAAGAGAGCAGCGATATTAGAAACACATGCCGAGTCATGA
- the LOC127871646 gene encoding netrin receptor UNC5B-b-like, whose product MRSRTLNQTSALSFMDSARKRMTIQIHKEQLNVYGKCSKIGLLMMTAQSYYKSHTNTTEDVPVEALNAVDAATNRKTVISKLLTNDWQEGLPTSLIFNENASTSSQIVKQNKGIFIHKTIGPKGGRMNISGVTLGIPPDALVDDTLVSLGLLWNEDFAPPLTKKQTILSPLIFCQPSGLKFKKPVKLTFPHSAYSITSDWVPTVMKREGSLENHSQWETLTLADYSQRDVGKHRITLHLNHFTLYTLVGESKPAKTAAKLVHIVAFTNQLKRGSLFKPRIYCLNSYKDEVEEVQKLQNQFEGVSKLSDTSGLIVHDTEHDILVELVKLGDGWQLNGERTEVLPFENVWHGFQPHCTFVMRQEKTTAYEIICEFHVYQAGDDNRFAKLKIAEAMPMPSSPLTPTEEDPVEDLIRELIILLDPLNTSGSDAGDWRHLAEKLNVNVSRIRWLEVQSSPTRLLLETWLESKTPLSELRDILLTINRPDAAGEVDKRVAILEGEVGRTVAILERHAES is encoded by the exons ATGAGAAGTCGTACCCTGAATCAGACCTCAGCCTTATCTTTCATGGATTCTGCCAGAAAAAGAATGACCATTCAAATCCACAAAGAGCAATTGAATGTGTACGGCAAATGTTCAAAGATAGGGTTGCTGATGATGACCGCTCAGAGCTACTACAAGTCACATACAAACACGACCGAAGACGTTCCTGTAGAAGCTTTAAATGCAGTTGATGCTGCGACAAACCGGAAAACTGTCATCAGTAAGCTGTTAACTAATGATTGGCAAGAAGGCTTGCCTACGTCATTGATCTTTAATGAAAACGCCAGCACATCGAGCCAAATAGTTAAACAGAATAAGGgcatatttattcataaaacgATCGGTCCAAAAGGAGGCCGTATGAACATTTCTGGCGTTACACTGGGTATACCTCCAGATGCACTTGTGGATGATACCTTGGTTTCTCTGGGTTTACTTTGGAACGAGGATTTCGCTCCACCTCTAACTAAAAAACAAACCATCCTGAGTCCACTGATATTTTGTCAGCCTTCTGGTTTGAAGTTCAAGAAGCCAGTTAAGCTGACGTTTCCACACTCGGCCTACAGCATTACGTCCGATTGGGTCCCTACAGTAATGAAGAGGGAAGGAAGTCTCGAGAACCATAGTCAATGGGAAACACTGACACTAGCGGACTACTCACAGAGGGATGTCGGGAAGCATCGCATCACTTTGCATTTAAATCActtcactttatatacacttgTTGGGGAGTCAAAGCCAGCAAAAACGGCTGCAAAATTGGTCCATATTGTGGCGTTTACCAACCAATTGAAGCGAGGTTCTCTGTTCAAGCCGAGGATATATTGTCTGAACTCATACAAAGATGAAGTTGAG GAAGTTCAGAAACTTCAGAACCAGTTTGAAGGCGTTTCTAAGCTCTCTGACACCAGCGGTTTAATAGTCCACGACACCGAACACGACATCTTGGTAGAGCTCGTCAAACTAGGCGATGGATGGCAGCTGAACGGAGAAAGAACGGAG GTATTGCCATTTGAAAATGTGTGGCATGGTTTTCAACCTCACTGCACTTTCGTTATGCGTCAGGAGAAGACAACTGCGTATGAAATAATATGCGAGTTCCACGTTTATCAAGCAGGCGACGACAACAGATTCGCCAAGCTGAAGATCGCCGAAGCCATGCCCATG CCAAGTTCACCTCTGACCCCGACTGAAGAAGATCCTGTAGAAGATCTCATTAGAGAGTTAATCATTCTCCTCGATCCGCTAAACACGTCTGGTTCAGATGCCGGTGATTGGCGCCACTTGGCGGAGAAATTGAACGTTAACGTGTCAAGAATACGGTGGCTTGAGGTTCAAAGTAGTCCCACGCGCTTGTTGTTAGAAACGTGGCTGGAGAGCAAGACACCATTGTCTGAACTGAGGGATATATTGTTAACAATTAACAGACCCGATGCCGCGGGGGAAGTTGATAAGAGAGTGGCGATATTAGAGGGAGAAGTTGGTAGGACAGTAGCGATATTAGAAAGACATGCCGAATCATGA